One Halichondria panicea chromosome 6, odHalPani1.1, whole genome shotgun sequence genomic window carries:
- the LOC135337573 gene encoding uncharacterized protein LOC135337573 has translation MSDYLTIEDLGDLYIATFDARIKWRNFLLVLKISSDTIDSIGTKWQDDPDDCYREGLKEWLKGRERSWEDIIKALSSPIVGHSDIARTIERDHVQSTSGSNPTDVKSEDHNQQKINDNLIILLNERLGKGAFGIVFKGRYRGDICAVKVLIHDGIEMQSGFPVGKSEEASKAFDRECEFLKTLQHPNVVQYFSTAKHPKSGSTILVVELMDCSLRSYFSNLDKLESLTSECEISLSKDMAFGLAYIHSKQIIHRDLCGDNVLLKLTRPVPIAMISDFGMSRLYDPSKLSHTLTAIGHRMGYLPPEAIRLEKEKYDSSLDVFSYGVIVAQIVRKLETVKSAEDRSFHVAQIPHKHRLRKLIDSCLEEDMGKRPFARDIYASLTRDSEPVESESKDTQPVEKARREQVEHKDAELVRRDAINQQLIQGPPPRELIPSFTLKLRREKDMSIKMGDSVQSVVVVDVVYVGGGHAEYDRDMCAVMKLEQHQWTKLPEYTAQYFAITSLANRLVLVGGYDFINNQPTNQLAVFESGEWTHPYPPMNIARDSSTAVSFNNHIIVAGGFNDKQRRISSVEVLDVASRRWYIAQSLPNPQSDLKSTLIGNTLYLMGGYDHTGNPTKTVHHVDLNELIVKVALPYQDTPTLWQTLQEVPLVLSAPLSIETSLLAIGGRDDKSETSSVIHLYQPDTRRWVKVGDLPTARFNCTCSALPSGEVIVAGGETKLNIFIQTANFFSKSPA, from the exons atgtctgactatctcacaatagaaGATCTAGGAGAtctatacatagctacgtttgatgctcgaatcaaATGGCGAAACTTCTTGCTAGTGCTTAAAATATCGTCGGATACCATTGACAGCATAGGTACAAAATGGCAAGACgatcctgatgactgctatcgtgagggtttgaaagaatggctgaaaggtAGAGAGAGAAGCTGGGAAGATATCATCAAAGCTTTGTCCAGTCCTATTGTGGGtcacagtgacatagccaggaccatcgaGAGAGATCATGTGCAATCTACTAGTGGAAGCAATCCTACCgatgtgaagtcagagg ATCACAATCAGCAGAAGATCAATGACAATTTGATAATTTTACTAAACGAACGActcggtaaaggtgcatttggaaTAGTCTTCAAAGGAAGGTACCGAGGCGATATTTGTGCAGTAAAAGTTCTAATTCACGATGGTATCGAGATGCAGTCAGGTTTCCCAGTCGGCAAAAGTGAAGAAGCTAGTAAAGCATTTGATCGTGAGTGTGAGTTTCTCAAGACActccagcacccaaacgttgtgcagtatttttcaactgctaagcaccccaaatcaggcagtacaatcctcgttgttgagctgatggattgcagtCTGAGATCGTATTTCTCCAACCTTGATAAATTagagtccctcactagcgaatgtgagattagcctctccaaagacatggctttcggtctggcctacattcacagcaagcagattatccaccgtgacctctgtggcgataacgtcttgctgaagctTACACGACCAGTGCCTATCGCAATGATTTCCGattttggcatgtcacggctatacgatccctccaagcttagccacaccctcacagcaattggtcaccgtatggggtatctacctccCGAGGCCATTCGATTGGAAAAGGAGAAATACGATAGTAGCCTGGATGTGTTTTCCTATGGGGTGATTGTGGCGCAGATTGTTCGTAAGCTGGAGACGGTCAAATCAGCAGAGGACcgatcattccatgttgcccagattCCTCACAaacacaggttgaggaagcttattGACAGTTGTTTGGAAGAAGACATGGGGAAGAGACCATttgccagggacatct ATGCTTCACTGACAAGAGACTCGGAGCCAGTGGAGAGTgagtcaaaggacactcaaccagtcgagaag gcacgTAGAGAACAGGTTGaacacaaagatgctgagctggtcaggagagatgCCATCAATCAACAGCTGATACAG ggtccccctcccagggAGTTGATCCCTTCATTCACTCTGAAATTGAGAAGAGAAAAAGACATGTCGATCAAGATGGGTGACTcagtacagagtgttgttgtCGTTGACgtggtgtatgttggtggaggccATGCAGAATATGATAGGGACATGTGtgcagtgatgaagctcgagcaacatcaatggaccaaactaccggAGTACACTGCCCAGTACTTCGCTATAActtcactcgctaatcgactagtgctggtagGAGGATATGATTTCATAAACAACCAACCAACCAATCAACTTGCAGTATTTGAGTCAGgagaatggactcacccgtacccaccaatgaacattgctcgtgattcctcaacagctgtctccttcaacaaccacatcattgtagcagGTGGGTTTAATGATAAACAGAGACGcatctcctctgtggaggtgttggacgtcgcatcaagaagatggtacattgctcagtcattACCTAACCCACAGTCAGATctgaaatcaactctcataggaaatACCCtttacctaatgggagggtacgATCACACTGGGAAtccaaccaagacagtgcaccacgtcgacctcaatgaactcattgtaAAGGTGGCCCTTCCCTACCAGGACACGCcaactctctggcagaccttacaagaagtaccactcgtgttgtcagctcctctcagtattgagACATCACTATTAGCCATTGGTGGACGTGACGACAAAAGCGAAACAAGTTCAgtgatccacctctaccagcctgacaccaggaggtgggtgaaagtcggagacctgcctactgcacgattcaactgcacatgctcagcacttcctagtggagaggtgattgtagccggaggagaGACAAAACTTAATATTTTCATCCAAACTGCAAACTTCTTCTCTAAAAGTCCTGCTTAA